The sequence below is a genomic window from Dyadobacter chenwenxiniae.
TGAATATTTCCACTGCGAACCCGATACTCAACATAGACGCGTGGATTAATAATAAGCCCGAAACCCAACACATTTATCTGACCCTCACCCAGGATTATTTCGAAAATAACACCTTGCCGCCAGCAGTTACCGGGGCAACGGTGACCGTTACAGATAACAACGGGCGCATTTACGAATTTACCGAAGACCCCAAAAGCGGGAACGGCGCTTACAGCTGGCAACCAAAAAAGGGAGAAACACTGGCCGGGGTCGGCCAACGCTATACGTTGAAAGTGATCTATAAGGGTGAAACTTACACTGCGACCTCAGCCATGAACCGTGTTCCGTCTGTGGATAGCCTAACCTTATCATATACAGAAGGTCAGGGTATGATGGACGACATCTACCGCGCCGAATTCTGGTCAACAGATCCGGCGGGTAAAGGAGATACATATTGGCTCAGAGCTTATAAGAATGGCCAGTTACTCAACAAAGCAAGTGAAATCACCACGGCCTACGATGCAGGAACTTCATCAGGCAGCGGCTTCGATGGCGTAACATTCATCACGCCGGTCAGAGTAGGGATCAATGCAAATAACTTTGACGATGACGACAGGCCCGTATCTCCGTTGTCCAATGGTGATACGATATATGTTGAAATCCATTCCATTAACCTGGTCTCGTTTAATTATCTGGCCGAGGTCGTCTCGCAGGCTGATAGAATGGGTGGCATTTCAGAGCTTTTCACCTCCGCTCCGCTGGCGAATGTCTCAACGAATATTGTCAATTCCAATGCAAACGGATCGGCTGTTGTAGGTTTTTTTAATGTGGCTGCTGTGGCTGGCAGGGGGAAGAAATTTTACTTCTGATTTATTGCCATAATGTTCGACTATGGCAGCTGCACCGCTGCAACAAAATAGCCCGTTCTCAGGTATAGATTATTATAAATCACAATACATTATGACTGCACTATTCGGGCAAAAATTCAATTACCTTCGATTTCTGCTCAATTACCGATTCTGGTTACACGTAACCGGCTGGCTAGCTTTCTTCACATCTCCTTTAATTTTACCCGCTCCTGTTTTTGAACACCTTCCAAGGTTTTATGTCAATTATCTGTTCGTCACCAGAGTAATTATTAACCTGGTTTTTATTGGCATATTTTATCTAAATCTATTTCATTTAACTCCCCGGTTATTATGGACAAGGAATTTAACCCGCTTTTTACTTTACCTGGCGGCAATGCTTGTCCTGGTAATTCTGCTTGATTATTTTTTACTAAAAGGTGTTCAGGAGGACCTGCAAAAGTATTTTGCAAATACGCATGCCCACGATCCGTTTTTGGAAAGTATTTCGGCAGATACATTTCCAAGCCCACACCAGCTTTTCGCAAATTCACTCCTGTTTATGCTCATTATCCTTTCCAGCTCACTCTGGGCAGTTTTAACGGACAGGTTACGTCAGCAAGCGTTTAGTCAACAGATATTGTACGAAAAAACAAGTGCAGAACTAGCCGTCCTTCGTCTCCAAATCAGCCCCCATTTTCTTTTTAATACACTCAACAACATCCGCTGGCTTACCAGAACAAAATCCGATCAAGCCGAAGTTTCAGTCATGGAATTAGCTGAAATCCTCCGATACATGCTTTTTCAGGTTACCCATCATAAAGTAGATCTTAAAGAGGAAATAACATATCTAAATCGATATGTGAATTTGCAAAAACTGCGGATTCATGCAAAGACAGAGGTCGACTTCAATTGTGATGGCGACTATGAAAACATTAAAATAGAACCCCTGCTTTTTATGCCGTTTGTTGAAAATGCATTTAAGTTTGGAGTTCATTCTGAACAGCCTTCGAAAATAACAATTCATCTGTCCGTGAAAGAAAATGAATTGCTATTTATCTGTTCAAATCAATGCTTTGATTTGTCAAACGATGAACAGATGCCCGGAACAGGCCAGGGATTGCCAAATGTGAAGAGAAGATTGGAACTCTATTATCCACTGACTCACGCGTTGACAATACATCACGATCAATCGCTTTTTTCTGTCATACTTAAATTAAGTCTGAATTATGGACAAAATGAGATGTCTGGCCGTAGATGACGAGCCTTTTGCATTGGAGATTCTGGCAGATGATATCCGCAAAATTGAAACCTTAAATTTAGTTAAAACTTGCAGGAGTGCCGTGGATGCCAGACGAGTTCTTGACTACGCGGACTTCGACCTGATTTTTCTGGATATACACATGCCGGGACTTTCAGGTTTACAACTCCTGTCGCAACTATCGAACCCACCAATGGTTATTCTTACGACAGCTTTTGAGCAATATGCGGTAAAAGCTTTTGAATTGAATGTGGTAGATTATTTATTAAAACCCATTTCTTTTGAACGGCTCGTTTCCGCAAGCGGAAAAGCAGTTTCAATGCATCAAATGAAACTGCCGAATAAAAAATCTGTTGACGAGCAGGGAGCACTATTTGTTAAATCAGAATATCAAACAATTAAAGTTCTGTATTCCGACATTCTTTATATCGAGGGAATGAAAGATTATGTAAAAATATATACGAATTCGAGGGCCAACCCGCTGCTTACCCGGATGAATGTAAAAGGAATTTGCGCGCTTCTGCCAGCTGATAGCTTTTGCAGAGTTCATCAATCTTATATTGTTTCAATCGAGAAAATTAGCGCGTTCCAAAAGAGGAAATTAAGAATAGCCGAAAAAGAGATCCCCATAGGAAATCAGTTTGGGGACAATTTGAAGAATCTGTATGAGTTGGGAAAAGCTTAAATCATTTCTGCTCCATCATAATAAACCAAGCCAA
It includes:
- a CDS encoding DUF4249 domain-containing protein, whose protein sequence is MKLTAFQTCLRFVCLLSIPFLWSCDDEIDLNISTANPILNIDAWINNKPETQHIYLTLTQDYFENNTLPPAVTGATVTVTDNNGRIYEFTEDPKSGNGAYSWQPKKGETLAGVGQRYTLKVIYKGETYTATSAMNRVPSVDSLTLSYTEGQGMMDDIYRAEFWSTDPAGKGDTYWLRAYKNGQLLNKASEITTAYDAGTSSGSGFDGVTFITPVRVGINANNFDDDDRPVSPLSNGDTIYVEIHSINLVSFNYLAEVVSQADRMGGISELFTSAPLANVSTNIVNSNANGSAVVGFFNVAAVAGRGKKFYF
- a CDS encoding sensor histidine kinase — encoded protein: MTALFGQKFNYLRFLLNYRFWLHVTGWLAFFTSPLILPAPVFEHLPRFYVNYLFVTRVIINLVFIGIFYLNLFHLTPRLLWTRNLTRFLLYLAAMLVLVILLDYFLLKGVQEDLQKYFANTHAHDPFLESISADTFPSPHQLFANSLLFMLIILSSSLWAVLTDRLRQQAFSQQILYEKTSAELAVLRLQISPHFLFNTLNNIRWLTRTKSDQAEVSVMELAEILRYMLFQVTHHKVDLKEEITYLNRYVNLQKLRIHAKTEVDFNCDGDYENIKIEPLLFMPFVENAFKFGVHSEQPSKITIHLSVKENELLFICSNQCFDLSNDEQMPGTGQGLPNVKRRLELYYPLTHALTIHHDQSLFSVILKLSLNYGQNEMSGRR
- a CDS encoding LytR/AlgR family response regulator transcription factor, with the protein product MDKMRCLAVDDEPFALEILADDIRKIETLNLVKTCRSAVDARRVLDYADFDLIFLDIHMPGLSGLQLLSQLSNPPMVILTTAFEQYAVKAFELNVVDYLLKPISFERLVSASGKAVSMHQMKLPNKKSVDEQGALFVKSEYQTIKVLYSDILYIEGMKDYVKIYTNSRANPLLTRMNVKGICALLPADSFCRVHQSYIVSIEKISAFQKRKLRIAEKEIPIGNQFGDNLKNLYELGKA